The Thermocrinis albus DSM 14484 genome segment CTCTCTTCCCACAACGTAAGGGATGGTGATATTATCATCGTCACAGGTACAATAGGTGATCACGGGGCATGCATACTTGCCGCCAGAGAGGGACTGGATTTCGAAACCCATCTGGAAAGTGACTGTGCTCCTCTCTGGGATATGGTGGAGGCTCTGTTGAAAGAAGGGGTGGAGATTCACGCTATGAGGGACCCTACTCGTGGTGGCCTCTCAGCTGTGTTACACGAATGGGCACGTGCCAGTGGTGTTTCCTTTGTGGTGGATGAACAGAGCGTACCTGTAAGGGAAGAGGTGAGGGGGCTGTGTGAGTTCCTGGGTCTAGAACCCTATCATCTTGCCTGCGAAGGTAGGATGGTGCTGGCTGTGGCGGAGGAGTCTGCTGAGAGGGTGTTGGAGATACTGCGGCAACATCCATTGGGTACCAATGCAGCCGTGATAGGAAGGGCTCAGAAAGGTAAGCCTCAGGTTCTTTTAAGAACAGCTTACGGCACTCATCGTTTTCTTGAACCTCCCATGGGTGAACTTTTACCGAGGATATGCTGACATGCATGAGATGTCTATAGTTCAAAACTTACTCCAGTTGGTGGAGATGTATGCGGAGAGGGAAGGTGCAAAAGATGTGAGGAGGATAGAGGTGGTGGTAGGGGTTCTGTCCGGTGTGGAGCCTCATCTTCTCAGAATAGCTTTCGACACTTTTAAGGAAGGAACTGTGGCACAGAATG includes the following:
- the hypE gene encoding hydrogenase expression/formation protein HypE — protein: MVRELLLAHGNGGEETWTIIKDLFLKYLDDPILSKLEDAAVVPLEGHIAVTTDAFTVSPIFFRGGDIGKLAVCGTVNDLAAMGARPMYMTVSFILEEGMSLEDLETVVRSMGDTARSLGVRVVAGDTKVVPKGTADGVFIVSTGIGRVVYPGLSSHNVRDGDIIIVTGTIGDHGACILAAREGLDFETHLESDCAPLWDMVEALLKEGVEIHAMRDPTRGGLSAVLHEWARASGVSFVVDEQSVPVREEVRGLCEFLGLEPYHLACEGRMVLAVAEESAERVLEILRQHPLGTNAAVIGRAQKGKPQVLLRTAYGTHRFLEPPMGELLPRIC
- the hypA gene encoding hydrogenase maturation nickel metallochaperone HypA: MHEMSIVQNLLQLVEMYAEREGAKDVRRIEVVVGVLSGVEPHLLRIAFDTFKEGTVAQNAQLDLVVEKLRLWCNSCNTQVEKEELDMICPLCGSVDTRVVGGDELLLKSIEMEV